In a genomic window of Sulfurimonas denitrificans DSM 1251:
- a CDS encoding DUF4011 domain-containing protein, which produces MEIDISKISNLDNKVSNEPIIIEAKFSPKFNLAFLQNSVLVLLELNVVNNSDQPLSNLTLTLTSTPTFIKAKVWNIETIVAQQRFDIHDRNIQLDNAMLLDLNESESVHISLSLTSNENVIATFEQTLELLPRNQWSGISHMPEMIVAYVQPNDTKVEHLLKKAASILREHNKEASLNGYIGGSTKAWEISSAIWTAIGSLGLDYALPPASFEQTGQKIRTPGQIWETGLVTCLDSTLFICAALEQCGLNPIIIFTKGHSFAGVWLKDEESSTVIIDDITAIRKRIKLKELVVFETTFLTKRPCPSFTKAIEQGEKQLAEGEDDMFEMIIDIKRARMQRIKPLSSLDSKANATPLVQEAESLDPIFDEAPDLPDDEILHNEEISSKPTDRLDMWQRKLLDLSLRNNLLNFRTNKRMIKLDAPNPGQLEDRLADGNTIRIKPRPDLMNGSDLRDKTIHESRELEDIHKVHALDALQRNEVFVSVNTEELESRLTELYRTARATLSEGGSNTLFLAVGFLSWTRSDKDDKRYRAPLILIPVILNRKSMREGFSLVLHDDEARFNPTLVQMLRQDFELELPIDQRELPKDDHGLDISGIWRQVSNAIKDIKGWEVSEEVVLSTFSFAKYLMWKDLIDHTEQLKQNPVVRHLIETPRDPYPSNVTFTDPKKLDDDYAPDKTFCPLPVDSSQLSAVMASAKGKDFVLIGPPGTGKSQTIANIIAQCLAEKKTVLFVSEKITALDVVYRRLRDVGLGDFCLELHSNKARKLDVLQQLNRAWDAKGNSDTEEWKREAQKLKILRDELNQFVKHLHKTYPNNLTPHQAIGQILIGEHFPKLGLQWSSPDTHDIETIERLRALAERLDVNAREVGNIKDNNLNIIAHDEWSPSWQEKIIETSALMITKINQLELASDTYFKALGFSSSSFELRVRNGLSLFAQALPQAAGYDRRFVLRPDIGRLMDDLDRGIQYVKQHQNIFKQLSVPYHGDITKIVVEELNEQWNNAEQTFWPISWFKKRSVHNKLGVYIQGKNKPNVPTDLLKIKELQVLESNINNLSDLTHKTSALWTGLNTRLNEAESVQAFHKTLSEAIVSLANDAENLVIIKGALEKLFGDGNTLLETNGSVATAGNNYHKALNEFNDTFEYFISTAGISSTELLEKVEDNLSKLSEMCSEIPAMKPKLHTWCGWRKAHKEAVNAGLNPLVLGIEQGKVNLGEVRNTFETDYCRWWLNSIVDNDDILRTFIVAEHEKRIADFKILDERFTKLTSEYIYAILCADLPEQEGVKKSSEWGILKREMQKKRAHKPLRELISLMPTTITKLTPCLLMSPLSIAQYLSTDIALFDVVVFDEASQIPVWDAIGAIARGKQVIMVGDPKQLPPTSFFNRASTAGEDDIDEDIEVDLESILDECLGANLPTLNLSWHYRSRHESLIAFSNHRYYAGGLVTFPSPVTDDRAVSFQHIKDGVYEKGGTRTNRPEALALVDELVSKLKERKFQDSKLTIGVVTFNSEQQRLIEDLLDEARRNNPDIETYFAEDALEPVFVKNLESVQGDERDIMYFSIGYGPDLTGKISMNFGPMNKSGGERRLNVAITRARYELRVFSSLKAEQIDLSRTQSGGVRDLKHFLEFAERGSRAIMGNNSDSINNHDSKFEEAIANALKEKGWEVHPKIGVSSFRIDLGIVDPDSPGHYIAGIECDGATYNRATTARDRDKLRENILKGLGWNIFRIWSTDWWQDRSGSLEKLHMQLESILNQKREEVII; this is translated from the coding sequence ATGGAAATTGATATAAGTAAAATTTCTAATCTGGATAACAAAGTGAGCAATGAACCAATTATAATTGAAGCTAAGTTTTCACCAAAGTTTAATCTCGCTTTTTTGCAAAACTCAGTACTCGTATTACTTGAATTAAATGTGGTCAATAATAGTGATCAACCTTTGAGTAATTTAACCTTGACCTTAACATCAACACCTACATTCATTAAAGCAAAAGTATGGAATATTGAAACCATCGTAGCACAACAGAGATTTGACATTCACGATCGCAACATACAACTAGACAATGCTATGTTGCTGGATTTAAATGAGTCTGAAAGCGTACATATTTCTCTATCACTCACATCGAATGAAAATGTTATCGCAACTTTTGAACAGACGCTTGAGTTATTACCACGCAACCAATGGAGTGGTATCAGTCATATGCCTGAAATGATCGTTGCCTATGTACAGCCTAATGATACAAAGGTTGAACATTTACTGAAAAAAGCAGCTTCAATTTTACGTGAACATAACAAGGAAGCATCTTTAAATGGATATATCGGAGGTTCTACCAAAGCGTGGGAAATATCTTCTGCAATTTGGACTGCAATCGGTTCTTTAGGACTTGATTACGCCTTGCCACCAGCGAGCTTTGAGCAAACAGGTCAAAAGATTCGTACTCCCGGTCAAATCTGGGAAACAGGTCTTGTTACATGTTTGGACAGTACATTGTTCATTTGTGCGGCATTAGAACAATGCGGACTAAATCCTATCATCATATTCACGAAAGGGCATTCATTTGCGGGGGTTTGGTTAAAAGATGAAGAGTCCTCTACTGTCATTATCGATGACATAACTGCCATTAGAAAGCGCATAAAACTAAAAGAGCTTGTAGTATTTGAAACAACCTTTTTAACTAAACGACCTTGTCCCTCATTTACTAAAGCTATCGAGCAAGGAGAAAAACAACTTGCAGAAGGTGAAGATGATATGTTTGAGATGATCATTGACATCAAACGGGCGAGAATGCAACGTATCAAACCACTCTCTAGTTTAGACAGCAAAGCCAATGCCACACCTTTAGTCCAGGAAGCAGAAAGTTTAGACCCGATTTTTGATGAAGCCCCGGACTTACCTGATGATGAAATACTGCATAACGAAGAAATTTCATCTAAACCTACCGATCGACTTGATATGTGGCAACGTAAGCTTTTGGATCTTTCTCTGCGCAATAATCTTTTAAATTTTCGCACGAATAAGCGAATGATTAAACTCGATGCCCCAAATCCAGGACAACTGGAAGACCGTTTGGCGGATGGAAACACTATACGGATAAAACCGCGACCGGATTTAATGAATGGTTCCGACCTTCGTGATAAAACAATTCACGAATCAAGAGAATTGGAAGATATCCATAAAGTGCACGCTTTAGATGCACTACAAAGAAATGAAGTCTTTGTTTCAGTTAATACAGAAGAGTTGGAATCACGCCTCACGGAACTCTACCGAACTGCTCGGGCAACACTTTCTGAGGGTGGTTCAAACACGTTATTTTTAGCAGTCGGATTTCTCTCATGGACACGAAGTGACAAAGATGACAAACGTTATCGGGCTCCGCTCATACTGATTCCGGTAATCCTAAATCGTAAAAGTATGCGTGAAGGGTTTAGTCTAGTTCTACATGATGACGAAGCTCGTTTCAATCCTACTCTAGTGCAGATGTTGCGACAAGATTTTGAGCTTGAACTTCCCATTGATCAGCGAGAATTACCTAAAGATGACCATGGATTAGATATCTCCGGTATTTGGCGGCAGGTATCTAATGCCATTAAGGATATAAAAGGATGGGAGGTTTCAGAAGAAGTTGTTCTCTCTACCTTCTCATTTGCCAAGTACCTTATGTGGAAAGATTTGATTGATCATACAGAACAATTAAAACAAAATCCGGTTGTTCGCCATTTGATTGAAACACCTAGAGACCCGTACCCTAGTAACGTTACTTTTACTGATCCAAAAAAACTCGATGATGATTATGCTCCAGACAAAACGTTTTGCCCATTACCGGTGGATTCTTCCCAACTCTCTGCTGTAATGGCTTCAGCCAAAGGTAAAGACTTTGTTTTGATCGGTCCTCCGGGTACCGGAAAAAGTCAGACTATTGCTAATATCATTGCTCAATGCTTAGCAGAGAAAAAAACAGTCTTATTTGTATCGGAAAAAATTACCGCGCTTGATGTCGTTTATCGTCGTTTGCGTGACGTGGGTCTTGGTGATTTTTGTCTGGAACTTCATTCCAACAAAGCCCGAAAACTAGATGTATTACAACAACTTAATCGTGCATGGGACGCAAAAGGGAATAGTGATACTGAAGAATGGAAAAGAGAGGCTCAAAAGTTAAAAATTTTGCGAGATGAACTCAATCAATTTGTGAAACATCTCCATAAAACATACCCCAATAATTTGACTCCTCATCAAGCCATCGGACAAATTCTAATCGGAGAACATTTTCCAAAACTTGGATTACAATGGTCATCTCCTGATACCCATGACATAGAAACAATAGAACGGTTACGAGCCTTAGCAGAAAGACTAGATGTTAACGCTCGTGAAGTAGGCAATATCAAAGATAACAATTTAAATATCATTGCGCATGATGAATGGTCTCCTAGTTGGCAAGAGAAAATAATTGAAACCAGTGCTCTTATGATCACAAAGATCAATCAATTGGAATTAGCTTCAGATACCTATTTTAAAGCGCTTGGATTTTCTAGTTCAAGTTTCGAGCTACGAGTCCGCAACGGTTTATCGTTATTTGCACAAGCATTGCCTCAAGCTGCCGGATACGATAGACGATTTGTTCTACGTCCGGATATCGGTCGTTTGATGGATGATTTGGATAGAGGTATACAATACGTCAAACAACATCAGAATATTTTTAAGCAATTGTCCGTTCCTTATCACGGGGATATTACCAAGATTGTTGTAGAAGAATTAAACGAGCAGTGGAATAACGCTGAACAGACATTTTGGCCTATAAGCTGGTTTAAAAAGCGAAGCGTTCATAACAAACTTGGAGTATACATCCAAGGTAAGAATAAGCCGAACGTACCGACTGATTTACTAAAAATAAAAGAACTGCAAGTTCTAGAATCAAATATCAATAACTTGAGTGATTTGACTCATAAAACATCCGCATTGTGGACAGGGCTCAATACTCGATTGAATGAAGCTGAAAGTGTACAAGCATTCCATAAAACGCTTTCAGAGGCTATTGTATCATTAGCAAATGATGCCGAAAACCTAGTAATCATCAAAGGAGCCCTAGAAAAACTTTTTGGTGATGGCAATACCCTTCTTGAAACAAACGGTTCCGTTGCAACAGCGGGCAATAACTACCATAAGGCATTAAATGAATTTAACGATACTTTTGAATATTTCATATCCACAGCAGGAATTAGTTCAACCGAATTACTGGAAAAAGTAGAAGACAATCTTTCAAAGCTCTCTGAAATGTGCTCTGAAATTCCAGCAATGAAGCCTAAATTACATACATGGTGCGGATGGCGTAAAGCGCATAAAGAAGCAGTTAATGCAGGTTTAAACCCACTCGTTTTAGGGATCGAACAAGGCAAAGTTAATTTGGGAGAAGTGCGCAATACGTTTGAAACCGATTATTGTCGCTGGTGGCTGAATTCCATCGTAGACAATGATGATATTTTACGTACATTTATAGTGGCCGAGCATGAGAAACGGATTGCTGACTTCAAAATCTTAGATGAGCGATTTACTAAGCTGACAAGTGAGTATATTTATGCAATATTATGTGCTGATTTACCAGAGCAAGAAGGGGTAAAAAAATCTTCTGAATGGGGTATTCTCAAACGCGAAATGCAAAAGAAACGGGCACATAAACCTCTCAGAGAACTCATTAGTTTGATGCCGACAACAATTACAAAATTGACACCTTGTTTACTCATGAGCCCGCTTTCCATTGCACAATACCTATCAACTGATATTGCACTGTTTGATGTAGTAGTTTTCGATGAAGCTTCACAAATCCCTGTATGGGATGCCATCGGAGCAATAGCTAGAGGAAAACAAGTAATCATGGTCGGTGATCCAAAGCAACTGCCGCCAACTTCGTTTTTCAACCGTGCATCAACTGCTGGTGAAGATGATATAGACGAAGATATCGAAGTTGACTTGGAAAGCATTTTAGATGAATGTTTGGGCGCTAATCTTCCTACACTAAATCTCTCTTGGCATTACCGAAGTCGCCACGAAAGTTTAATCGCATTTTCAAATCATCGCTATTATGCGGGTGGACTTGTCACTTTCCCATCTCCAGTTACCGATGACAGAGCCGTAAGCTTTCAGCATATAAAAGATGGCGTTTATGAAAAAGGTGGAACCCGTACGAACAGACCTGAAGCGCTTGCACTGGTTGATGAATTGGTCTCAAAACTAAAAGAGAGAAAATTTCAAGATTCAAAACTGACTATCGGTGTTGTAACTTTCAATTCGGAACAACAACGTTTGATTGAAGATTTGCTGGATGAAGCTCGCCGCAATAACCCAGATATAGAAACTTATTTTGCAGAAGATGCATTGGAACCGGTGTTTGTTAAGAATTTGGAAAGTGTACAGGGTGACGAACGCGATATTATGTATTTTTCTATCGGCTATGGTCCTGATTTAACTGGAAAAATTTCAATGAATTTCGGACCGATGAATAAAAGCGGCGGTGAACGTCGTCTCAATGTAGCTATTACACGGGCCAGATATGAGTTAAGGGTTTTCTCTAGTTTAAAAGCAGAACAAATCGATCTCTCAAGAACACAATCTGGCGGAGTACGTGATCTCAAACATTTTCTAGAATTCGCTGAACGCGGATCAAGAGCTATCATGGGAAATAACTCAGATTCCATCAATAACCATGATAGTAAATTTGAAGAGGCTATCGCTAATGCTCTGAAAGAGAAAGGCTGGGAAGTACATCCTAAGATAGGAGTATCTTCCTTCAGAATTGATCTTGGGATAGTCGATCCTGATTCACCAGGGCACTATATAGCTGGAATTGAATGCGATGGAGCTACTTATAATCGTGCAACGACTGCACGAGATCGTGATAAATTGCGTGAAAATATACTCAAAGGGCTTGGTTGGAATATATTCCGTATTTGGTCAACGGATTGGTGGCAAGATAGATCAGGATCGCTAGAAAAACTCCATATGCAATTAGAATCAATACTAAATCAGAAACGTGAAGAAGTTATAATATAA
- a CDS encoding tyrosine-type recombinase/integrase has protein sequence MAKFINSKKYEGVQYYIKADGTKSYYVRYKDEENRLKRVKIGDETDGTTEVYCKNKRIEILNAQNKGEQPPKIVKNHRKKVLTLNEVADKYFTTKDSSRSTFDRISKYKKHIAPVLGHRGVTGITKNDLISIQDSIIKEQNLSPQTANMVIELFGTIFIYGFKEEMYEAVNPTLKVQKFKVRNTRERFLNKLEIEELFDAAKQYDEKNANGGVLELFTKLALTTGARMESVLNIKKCDIDLQNDIIRLVDLKNGGEVYSGYITDTTRELLYQKSKAIKFTDYLISFNNNGKKIGARQLQTRLKPLLDDLFNQGLDVKDRKNRIVIHSLRHTCASQLAMANVPILQIQELLNHADISQTVRYAKLQGDANKKAIQGVF, from the coding sequence ATGGCAAAATTTATAAATTCTAAAAAATATGAAGGCGTCCAATATTACATAAAAGCAGATGGCACCAAATCATATTATGTCAGATATAAAGATGAAGAAAACAGACTCAAACGAGTAAAGATTGGCGACGAAACAGATGGAACTACTGAAGTTTATTGTAAAAATAAGCGCATAGAAATACTCAATGCTCAAAACAAGGGTGAACAGCCGCCAAAAATAGTCAAAAATCATAGAAAAAAAGTCCTAACTCTTAATGAAGTAGCAGATAAATATTTTACGACCAAAGACAGCTCAAGAAGCACATTTGACAGAATAAGCAAATACAAGAAGCACATTGCTCCTGTTTTAGGGCACAGAGGTGTGACCGGTATTACAAAAAATGATTTAATAAGTATTCAAGACTCCATAATTAAAGAACAAAATCTAAGTCCTCAAACAGCCAATATGGTTATAGAACTCTTTGGGACCATATTCATATATGGCTTTAAAGAAGAAATGTACGAGGCAGTAAACCCAACCCTTAAAGTGCAAAAATTCAAAGTAAGAAATACAAGAGAAAGATTTTTAAATAAGCTAGAAATTGAAGAGCTGTTTGATGCAGCAAAACAATATGATGAGAAAAATGCCAACGGAGGTGTTTTAGAACTTTTCACAAAACTTGCATTGACAACGGGTGCAAGAATGGAAAGTGTTTTAAATATCAAAAAGTGTGACATAGATTTACAAAATGACATCATTAGATTAGTAGATTTAAAAAATGGTGGTGAAGTGTATAGCGGATATATAACTGATACAACTCGAGAACTACTTTATCAAAAATCAAAAGCAATCAAATTTACTGATTATCTGATTTCATTTAATAACAATGGCAAAAAAATTGGAGCGAGGCAGCTACAAACAAGATTAAAGCCGCTTTTGGATGATTTATTCAATCAAGGACTTGATGTAAAAGACAGAAAAAACAGAATTGTTATACATTCATTAAGACATACGTGTGCCTCTCAGCTAGCAATGGCAAATGTCCCCATACTACAAATTCAAGAGCTATTAAATCACGCAGACATATCTCAAACAGTAAGATATGCAAAACTACAAGGCGATGCAAATAAAAAAGCTATTCAAGGAGTTTTTTAA
- a CDS encoding HipA domain-containing protein: protein MKLNQTEEIILNIVTKEQEIVASVLIAITQMNPRTVQRALKKLAEYGLIEALGTTKDRRYKRIYNKDEAPHQYIVFNSGEKSGKLSFGNGEYTFVYENNYKGEEFEGLKKSSTNKSSELFAFFENLIPEYERREKLLQGKEDLGLVLEELSNSHGALDFIPMSEVHKYVSNYGKRASWVSVKNEILQDNNFPNLLDFELLIDDDILDAESNTEHSDLSGFQTKIDVEIDFKNKQIKESDSAEYLLKPRNKKKHNYFHVDDDGKKRHFPYIAFNEHLFMSFAKNELGFNVPYTAIIKAKDIDYHYITKRYDRYKGLKYPQKDFAQVLNILSKNKYKSDSQTLFEAINKTLMNKEQKLEALRFYYYSYLIKHADLHLKNIAALNIGNNKYILSPLYDLISIGIYNGDAYDIGLGMKSPYKKPKNWNINDFYTLGSAIGIAPIAFKKEARKITKIFLQKMPQYIKKVQEFEKIHPLPMQQTRDSKSSATFSKRLTSMFENKIIQLKKSGIIQELELVQEAGGLLNAEKN from the coding sequence ATGAAACTTAATCAAACTGAAGAGATTATTCTAAATATTGTTACGAAAGAGCAAGAAATAGTTGCTTCTGTGCTTATTGCAATAACTCAGATGAATCCTAGAACTGTTCAAAGAGCTCTAAAAAAATTAGCAGAGTATGGACTTATTGAAGCATTAGGCACGACAAAGGACAGACGCTATAAACGAATCTACAATAAGGATGAAGCACCACACCAATATATAGTCTTTAACAGTGGCGAAAAATCCGGAAAACTCTCTTTTGGAAATGGAGAATATACTTTTGTATATGAGAACAACTATAAAGGTGAAGAGTTTGAAGGTTTAAAAAAAAGTTCTACCAACAAAAGTTCAGAGTTGTTTGCATTTTTTGAAAACCTTATTCCAGAGTACGAACGAAGGGAAAAGCTTTTACAAGGCAAAGAGGATTTAGGACTAGTTTTAGAAGAGTTAAGCAACTCTCATGGTGCTTTGGATTTTATACCAATGAGTGAAGTACATAAGTATGTATCTAACTACGGAAAAAGAGCAAGTTGGGTAAGTGTAAAAAATGAAATACTACAAGATAATAATTTTCCAAATTTACTAGACTTTGAACTGCTAATTGATGATGATATCCTTGATGCCGAGTCAAATACGGAACATTCCGATTTAAGTGGCTTTCAAACAAAAATAGATGTAGAAATTGATTTTAAAAACAAACAGATAAAAGAGTCTGATAGTGCAGAATATCTGTTAAAGCCACGCAATAAAAAGAAACACAACTATTTTCATGTAGATGATGATGGGAAAAAGAGACATTTTCCATATATTGCGTTTAATGAGCATTTATTTATGAGCTTTGCAAAGAACGAGCTTGGTTTCAATGTACCATACACAGCTATTATAAAAGCAAAGGATATTGACTACCACTATATAACAAAAAGATATGACCGCTATAAGGGGTTGAAGTATCCCCAAAAAGATTTTGCGCAGGTGTTAAATATACTGAGTAAAAATAAATATAAAAGTGATAGTCAAACTCTATTTGAAGCAATTAATAAAACATTGATGAACAAAGAGCAAAAGCTAGAAGCACTCCGTTTTTATTATTACAGCTACCTAATTAAACATGCGGATTTACACCTCAAAAATATAGCTGCACTTAATATCGGAAATAACAAGTATATTCTTTCACCTCTATATGATCTCATCTCTATAGGAATTTATAACGGTGATGCTTACGATATAGGCTTAGGTATGAAAAGCCCCTATAAAAAACCAAAAAACTGGAATATAAATGATTTTTACACTCTTGGCTCTGCTATAGGTATTGCACCTATAGCTTTTAAAAAAGAGGCACGCAAAATAACTAAGATATTTCTTCAAAAAATGCCCCAATACATCAAAAAAGTGCAAGAATTTGAAAAAATACACCCTTTACCAATGCAACAGACTAGAGATTCTAAAAGTAGTGCTACATTCTCAAAACGTTTAACAAGCATGTTTGAAAATAAAATCATACAACTTAAGAAAAGTGGAATTATTCAAGAACTAGAGTTAGTTCAAGAAGCAGGTGGGTTACTCAATGCAGAAAAAAATTGA
- a CDS encoding DUF4214 domain-containing protein gives MIGEQIVNNSSVSPQIEIFGNQVYVAYRNTNTSLTVKTLNLGDVTPTWADLGVISLSNGGSPYSSFKMALSANGTPSIAWADSNNYTLNIVKYDSDANDGVGAWDLPTEVFNFGGWNGQAKQIDLKFNGETPYVVFLKNSWEGAFVYTTTEEGSWEILGSTIELGNAASLDLEFDNTGTPYMISSDWQGVVVVKYNSDTSAWNELDPTNSSSALANTKVDLQFDSNNKPFLVGHDSNGEMVYMEFGPVPESSDNGGGSNGDEDNGDNDNNEDNGGGATPPPPSNGGGSSTPVAPTSPVTPAPTAPIVSTVDGTTVQTTTTTQTRTTTDASGNKTTATVSAEKFTILPVSTTRTDSTGGATTADVPLFWGESSRTEWATTASIPVGIGLSTEGSRAPAEVQTKQTALADLIFYIDNTTPNTDNGKSKMLSGGTTFLGALSNIETLVVNKVTLTSTDIAASVTPITITGTANTIVTTAGDIAPVEALVIDAHTLPFNSTLQLQNVEFAVIIGEDLTIRGGEGKNILFTGAGHQNIMLGEDDDELYAGDGDDTVGSAGGDDRIFGEAGNDTIFGGEGNDMLHGGSGTDVATYSGNIAEYIITRDEGKTYVALASNPNEIDTIINTETIKFADGNYTIENSIMLNKIATLYTQILGRQAEIDGFQYWAKDTISLGNIALGFIESAEYKSSSGVNWETLDASAKVEQFYEALLGRSSDEGGKAYWVNAINTGMTFEQAAEGFIESIEMQGIYQAKEDWNFFV, from the coding sequence ATGATTGGTGAACAAATAGTTAATAATTCTTCAGTATCTCCACAAATAGAAATTTTCGGAAATCAAGTTTATGTGGCGTACCGAAATACAAATACAAGTCTTACAGTAAAAACACTCAATTTAGGGGATGTAACACCTACTTGGGCAGACTTGGGGGTAATCTCTTTAAGTAATGGCGGGTCTCCATATAGCAGTTTTAAAATGGCACTCTCAGCCAACGGAACACCTTCTATAGCATGGGCTGACTCCAATAATTACACATTAAATATTGTGAAATACGACAGTGATGCAAATGATGGAGTCGGTGCTTGGGATTTACCTACTGAGGTCTTTAATTTTGGGGGTTGGAATGGTCAGGCAAAACAAATTGATCTAAAGTTTAATGGTGAAACTCCTTATGTTGTTTTTCTAAAAAATAGCTGGGAGGGCGCTTTTGTATATACAACGACAGAAGAAGGTAGCTGGGAAATACTAGGCAGCACAATTGAATTAGGCAATGCTGCATCTTTGGACTTAGAATTTGACAACACCGGAACACCTTATATGATTTCATCCGACTGGCAAGGCGTTGTGGTTGTGAAATACAACAGCGACACATCCGCTTGGAATGAACTCGATCCGACAAACTCGTCGTCAGCCTTAGCGAACACTAAGGTTGACCTTCAGTTTGATTCAAACAATAAACCTTTCTTAGTAGGGCATGATTCGAATGGAGAGATGGTTTACATGGAATTTGGACCTGTACCCGAATCATCAGATAATGGCGGTGGCAGTAATGGTGATGAAGATAACGGTGATAACGATAACAATGAAGATAACGGCGGCGGTGCAACTCCTCCACCACCATCAAACGGCGGCGGAAGCTCAACACCAGTTGCTCCGACTTCACCAGTGACTCCAGCACCAACAGCTCCTATCGTTTCAACAGTAGATGGAACAACAGTACAAACAACAACTACGACGCAGACAAGAACAACAACTGATGCAAGTGGAAATAAGACTACAGCGACAGTCTCTGCTGAAAAATTCACAATTCTACCGGTAAGTACAACACGAACAGACTCAACAGGAGGGGCAACTACTGCAGATGTTCCACTTTTTTGGGGAGAGAGTAGTCGTACAGAGTGGGCAACTACGGCTAGTATTCCTGTTGGAATTGGTTTAAGCACGGAAGGTTCACGTGCACCTGCCGAAGTTCAAACTAAACAAACTGCATTGGCGGATTTAATATTTTATATTGATAATACGACACCTAATACAGATAACGGAAAAAGTAAGATGCTCTCAGGTGGAACAACATTCTTAGGTGCATTAAGCAATATTGAAACATTGGTAGTAAATAAAGTTACGTTAACATCAACAGATATAGCAGCATCTGTTACGCCTATTACTATTACAGGAACTGCAAATACAATTGTAACAACAGCAGGGGATATTGCACCAGTAGAAGCGTTGGTTATAGATGCACATACTTTACCATTTAACTCAACCCTTCAGCTTCAAAATGTAGAGTTTGCCGTTATTATTGGAGAAGATTTGACCATTAGAGGCGGTGAAGGTAAAAACATCCTCTTTACAGGAGCAGGTCACCAAAACATTATGCTTGGAGAAGATGATGATGAGCTTTATGCAGGCGATGGAGATGATACAGTTGGTTCTGCTGGAGGAGACGACCGCATATTTGGTGAAGCAGGAAATGACACTATTTTTGGTGGAGAAGGTAATGATATGCTTCATGGAGGAAGCGGCACGGATGTCGCGACATATAGCGGCAATATAGCTGAGTATATTATCACAAGAGATGAAGGTAAAACTTATGTAGCTCTTGCATCAAATCCAAATGAAATAGACACTATCATTAACACAGAAACAATTAAGTTTGCAGATGGTAATTATACTATCGAAAATAGCATAATGTTAAATAAAATTGCTACTCTATATACGCAAATATTAGGTCGCCAAGCAGAGATAGATGGTTTCCAATACTGGGCAAAAGATACAATTAGCTTAGGAAATATAGCATTAGGGTTTATTGAATCTGCGGAGTACAAATCAAGCAGTGGAGTTAACTGGGAAACATTGGATGCTTCGGCAAAAGTAGAACAGTTTTATGAGGCACTTTTAGGTCGTTCTTCAGATGAAGGCGGAAAAGCCTATTGGGTTAATGCAATAAATACAGGTATGACGTTTGAGCAAGCAGCAGAAGGTTTTATAGAATCTATTGAAATGCAGGGTATTTATCAGGCTAAAGAGGATTGGAACTTCTTTGTATAA
- a CDS encoding Ig-like domain-containing protein: protein MLRATKPQLRLPLPSLRGADTVAPEFDGEEGNPSDGATDVSVNGDNGYLSFGFTEDVTLVNDKTITLYKTDGNVLVKTFATGDGELFEVDGSNVYIDLGNFMLDYATDYYVKIDAGAFIDEAGNEFAGITDATTWNFSTMAKPDGIWTPVGETFGTSWGSSDLEFSGTTPFVLFDTQDADWNNVLTVKTLDNTGNWVTVGNEGFITANQSTSDLEIGPDGKPYVVSYESGF from the coding sequence ATGCTGAGGGCAACGAAACCACAACTCCGGCTACCTTTACCGTCGCTCCGGGGGGCGGATACTGTTGCACCAGAATTTGATGGTGAGGAAGGTAATCCTTCGGACGGTGCTACTGATGTTTCCGTAAATGGCGACAATGGCTATCTTTCCTTTGGGTTTACAGAAGATGTCACGTTGGTTAACGACAAAACAATCACACTCTATAAAACAGATGGAAATGTATTAGTTAAAACATTTGCGACAGGTGATGGCGAGTTATTTGAAGTAGATGGTTCGAATGTCTATATAGATTTGGGTAACTTTATGCTTGATTACGCTACAGATTATTATGTAAAGATTGATGCTGGTGCTTTTATTGATGAAGCTGGAAACGAATTTGCAGGCATCACTGATGCCACTACTTGGAACTTCAGCACCATGGCAAAACCTGATGGCATCTGGACACCGGTCGGTGAGACATTTGGTACAAGTTGGGGTAGCAGCGATTTAGAATTTTCGGGTACCACACCGTTTGTATTGTTTGATACACAGGATGCTGATTGGAATAATGTGTTAACAGTTAAGACTCTCGATAATACAGGAAATTGGGTTACCGTTGGCAATGAGGGATTCATTACGGCTAATCAAAGCACATCCGACCTTGAAATAGGACCAGATGGTAAACCGTATGTTGTTTCCTATGAAAGTGGCTTCTAA